From the genome of Vicia villosa cultivar HV-30 ecotype Madison, WI linkage group LG2, Vvil1.0, whole genome shotgun sequence, one region includes:
- the LOC131648540 gene encoding uncharacterized protein LOC131648540, whose translation MASSSSTKVSMKLLIDTKNNKVLFAEASKPVIDFLFNLLCLPIGTVVKLLSSNNMNYMQPFQTKDVLLNPKAQSSSTQISGFLTRNHANEDKDEEIKLFMCPNKCKFEVTKDNTTRCTSSVNIHSPFMAPAYSSCSNFMSSEVHYIGNKKVAEKKSFSNNKSGFVKYVITFMVMDDLVIHAMSTISSITLLNKFNIKEIGTLQEKIVEMGMNMLLTHLLSVSLCLIAGMYQIDRLYVQ comes from the exons ATGGCGTCTTCTTCTTCCACCAAAGTATCCATGAAGCTTCTTATCGACACAAAGAATAACAAAGTTCTCTTTGCTGAAGCTTCAAAACCTGTCATAGACTTTCTCTTCAACTTGCTATGCTTACCTATTGGTACTGTAGTTAAGCTTCTAAGTTCAAATAACATG AATTACATGCAACCATTTCAAACCAAGGATGTTCTCTTAAACCCAAAAGCTCAAAGCTCTTCCACTCAAATCTCAGGCTTCCTTACTCGTAACCATGCTAATGAAGACAAAGATGAAGAAATAAAGTTGTTCATGTGTCCAAATAAGTGTAAGTTTGAGGTGACAAAAGATAACACAACTCGATGCACTAGTTCTGTCAATATTCACTCTCCTTTTATGGCTCCAGCCTATTCTTCTTGCTCAAACTTTATGAGCAGTGAAGTTCATTATATTGGAAATAAGAAGGTTgctgaaaaaaaaagtttttccaATAACAAGAGTGGTTTTGTGAAATATGTTATAACCTTTATGGTGATGGATGATTTGGTGATTCATGCAATGTCAACAATATCAAGCATCACACTGTTAAACAAGTTCAATATCAAGGAAATTGGTACTTTGCAAGAAAAGATCGTTGAAATGGGAATGAATATGCTTCTAACCCATCTGTTGTCTGTCTCGCTGTGTTTGATCGCTGGAAtgt
- the LOC131645845 gene encoding glutelin type-D 1-like yields MDIDLTPKLSKKVYGDNGGSYYSWSPSELPMLREGNIGAAKLALEKNGFATPRYSDSSKVAYVLQGSGVAGIVQPESEEKVLAIKTGDALALPFGVVTWWFNKEDTELVILFLGDTSKAHKAGEFTDFFLTGPNGIFTGFSTEFVGRAWDLDETNVKTLVGKQTGKGIVKLDGSISLPEPKDGDRKGMVLNCLEAPLDVDVKNGGRVVVLNTKNLPLVGEVGLGADLVRLDGNAMCSPGFSCDSAFQVTYVVRGSGRVQVVGVDGKRVLETTLKAGNLFIVPRFFVVSKICDPEGMEWFSIITTPNPIFTHMAGSSSVWKALSSTVLQAAFNVDAETEKLFRSKRTGDAIFFPPPN; encoded by the coding sequence ATGGATATTGATCTCACTCCAAAATTGTCGAAGAAAGTGTACGGTGACAATGGTGGATCGTATTACAGTTGGTCACCATCTGAACTTCCTATGCTGCGTGAAGGTAACATTGGTGCTGCCAAGTTAGCTCTTGAGAAGAACGGTTTTGCCACTCCTCGGTACTCCGATTCTTCCAAAGTTGCATATGTTCTTCAAGGAAGTGGAGTTGCTGGAATTGTGCAACCTGAATCAGAAGAGAAGGTTCTTGCAATTAAGACTGGTGATGCTTTAGCACTTCCTTTTGGTGTTGTGACATGGTGGTTCAACAAAGAGGACACTGAGTTGGTTATTTTGTTTCTTGGAGATACTTCAAAAGCACATAAGGCTGGTGAGTTCACTGATTTTTTCCTAACTGGTCCTAACGGAATCTTTACCGGATTTTCGACTGAGTTTGTGGGAAGAGCTTGGGACTTGGACGAGACCAATGTGAAGACCCTTGTTGGGAAACAAACCGGGAAAGGGATTGTGAAGCTTGACGGAAGCATCAGCCTTCCTGAGCCTAAAGATGGAGACAGGAAAGGTATGGTCTTGAATTGTCTAGAGGCACCATTGGATGTCGATGTTAAGAATGGCGGAAGGGTTGTTGTTTTGAACACCAAGAACCTTCCTTTGGTTGGTGAGGTTGGTCTAGGAGCTGACCTTGTGAGGCTTGATGGAAATGCCATGTGCTCGCCTGGATTCTCTTGCGATTCTGCTTTCCAGGTTACTTATGTTGTTAGGGGAAGCGGACGCGTTCaagttgttggtgttgatggCAAGAGGGTTTTGGAGACTACTTTGAAGGCTGGAAATTTGTTCATTGTCCCAAGGTTTTTCGTCGTCTCCAAGATTTGTGACCCCGAGGGAATGGAGTGGTTTTCTATCATCACTACTCCTAATCCCATCTTTACACACATGGCTGGAAGTTCTTCGGTGTGGAAGGCATTATCATCTACAGTTCTGCAGGCTGCTTTCAACGTAGATGCTGAAACTGAGAAACTCTTCCGTTCTAAGAGAACTGGAGATGCCATTTTCTTCCCTCCTCCAAATTAA